One Bemisia tabaci chromosome 4, PGI_BMITA_v3 genomic window, TATACAGTTTGGCATTTCAATGATGAGATGCTGGAACGAGAGATACATTGCAAATATGTGCCAAACGTCTGATATGCATGTGCCAAAAGTTTTGCAACAATGGTTGCGTATGCATCAGAGAGAGGAGGCAAGGAACTGCAGctttaaggtgccgtgatttttttAACCTGGCCCCGTATCAATTCAGGTGATTTCGGTaaacttttttcaatgaatCGATTTCCGTGAGtgccaggggcggactggtagtcgaaaagttaggaggcgacctaaatgtggaggcccctctaagaaggtccgggggctctctccggaaaattttgaaaatttcacactttataaacgcaattttaagcattattggAGTTAAATTCTACAgcatttgaacttcaaaataacccattttCAAGGTTCTTCGGGGGCCCCTCCATCACATAAGCATTAGGCGACCTTTCATGTTTCTTAgggacaaattttcacggattttgGGTTATTTTAGTGACTGAAAAGGATAGGAAAATGACAACATTACatggaaaaaaacgatgacttgaaaaaaattcgaaattgttAGGAGgggatcgcctccccgcccccatggccagtccgcccctggtgagtgctgattttttttttcttttttaccagcCACAGGGTTAATATTTCACCTATGACTTAATTTAGGGAACATTGATATATTCAaggtattttgcaaaaacttcttATAAGAACATAGTATAACTTTTTGGGCCGTAATGGTCCCGAATGCTAGTTGAAAATTGTGATTAAGGGATATTTAAGGGAATCCTTGACAAAGCATCAACTGAACaatttgaacaaattttaagtaaaagccAGCATTATAGCTTTGTAAATGGACCCTTGCAAAGATTACAATAAGCTGCGActgcaaagaaataaaaatgtggGAGGAGAAAGTTCCTGATTTTCACAAACTGTAGGGTAGCTGAGAACCTCCCTCGAAATTTTTCAATGCCCACCCTCCCctgcaaatttttttgtaattttaattttttatggaagCAAATCTTCGAAATTTCTCACAAAAGTCTATTTTCAGAGTTATGCCGATTGATTTCACCCGAGGTTCGTTATTGAGCTCATCCTTTACTTGATggaatgtaaaaaaaaccacCTTAAGCCTCCCTTGATCACCATAAATTCGGCAGTAAAATTCACCATGAATTTCACCATATAGTTTATTTTTAGAAGATAAGCACGAAAACAAGATAAATTAGTCTCAAAGGTGATAACTAAAGAAAATTATTACATAACATAAAATTGGCTCCTATAACActctctggcgttctgcgacccccaaacgccacatgtgcCTATTTTCCCAGACGTAATCGGGCGATatcgcaacatctcttcgtcaacgccttGCCGCCACCCCTTCATGGAACGTCCCCGTTGCCTTTTTCCGGGTGATAAGGAGGAAAggcaaattattatttttatttttttttttacagaaaattgatcattttaaaatttaaataattaaaaataaaggaacTCAACTAAAATTGTAATCTAATTAAATGACTAATTTCATCATAACGGGGTCTCCTTCAGAGAGGAGCTGTTTAAGAAAGAACGACGAATACGGCCCTAATTCTTATTGTTACCCTGTTCTGCGGTCCATCGCAAGCTCTAGTATAAAGTTCACAAATAAAGCTCCTGCCGCAGTCGTTGGAACCCAGCGACTAGCAATTAATCTGAGCTAATTAATGAGTGCCTCGGATTTTGTCTCGACGCGTTTATTTAAGTTATTGACTACTTCTCGAATCGCTCTGAAGAGGAGGGATACTTGACTCGAGTAATTGGTCGCGAATCACGCGATTTGATGTAGTGAGAAGGGCCTCGCGAGGGTTTCTGACTGTTTCACGAGGTGCGTGCCTTATGGCTGCCACTGAGTTGCCGGCCGGCTTCGTTGTGCGAGGAGCGTCTCGGTGTTATTTCTGAGAGATCCACGATTTATTCTGGCTGTCTCGGCGAGGATggagaaagaagaggaggatGAAGAGGTCAGCTGGAGCTGCTGGCTCAAAACGGTATGGTATGATTTTCATTAGTCATGTGAAATTTAAATCACTCAAAATATGCCATTACAGGgagtctactaaaacaggctggccaaaaatcagtactttcacagtactttttcagtacattcccatcaaattcagtacctccttaaaagaaaaattccgtactttctcagtacctccattcgacgaaattcgaaaattttaaattctcgctcaaattgcaactATAATGAAAACACATTCCGGACTTTCTtttggaatttccgcactttttcagcacttccggaccgcccttaaaaaatcagcattatttccggactttccggaaatttcggacttgtagacaccctgcattagGGCcagtcatatttttaaaaatttgaaatcaccGCACTTTTATAGGAGAACGTCATTATGAAGTCACTTATGTACTCAAATTTCCTTTGGGTGACAGTAAGTAATTTCTTTTTAGAacttattctttgtttttaagttggtttcaaaagtttcattttGGTGGTTGATCTATTTTAGTGGCTTTTTAAAAATAGGCATGGAAAACTGTGTCGTTTTAGACAAATTTTCACATTTACAGAGCCTGATatagtttctcaatttttttatcacaatCATCATGAGAATTGTAATtttcatgttgatttttttttatgaatcatTTTGATTATTAAGCTGGCAAATGTATTATTCACTGCCATGTAGAGTTAATGTTTGATATGTAACATACATTTGCCCGTGGTATTAATCCAATGGTGATGcgatcagagaatttttttcacaatgtcCCGAAAATAAGTTTGTTTAATTCATAAAAACAAACCATAATACTTACCTCGGTTCTTCAATTATAGGTGGCGAATGCCGATGCCTGAAGTCTAAAGCTACGCATTTGATTTACTGCGTTAAAAAATGTCGTGTTCACCATACATAAACGACATCACGGCTTGATATTTATACAGTATATAACTATCGGATAGGGAGAAACATGAAATATCcgagaaaattttaagttttgataTAGGTTTTTCTATGTGCTTAAAAATATGGTATGCATAGAGACTTTAAAGCATTCTAAATACGGAACATATATATTGCTGTTTCCAGTCATCGATGTGATGATTGGAAAGTTCACGCCAAATAACttagaaaaaatttagattttggtCACTTCAAATAGAACCGGCAATAGAACAAAAATCGCTCTGCTGTTGTTTGCGTTCATGGCATTCCATTATTATTCTAGCCACCCTGCAAAGAGGATTTCTAGATGTAAAATATAGTTTTGCTTAGCAGTATCTAATAGAAATATAGCATGATAATATTGCAAAAACAATGTGgcaacatattttaaaaaaaaaaaaaaaaaaaaaaaaaaaaaaaaaaaaaaaacttcgacaCATTGCATAGCaacattgctgaaatatttttggCAAGGTTGCCGGTAATATTGCCCAACATCGTCCAACAGCGACTTCCCGGGACATTTTCGATCGTTATATCTAACAATATTTTTAGACTTCAAtctgaacaaaaaatttcattaaaactcGTTTGACCGCTCCAGTTTGTTGAAAATGTATGCACAGTTCGTTGTATTTTTGTTCACTTGCTTTCGCGATATTGCAGCAACTTTTGCTTTCAATGAGAACATTTCTTTAAACAGTTTCTCTAAAACAAAGTTGCTTTTCGATATTAAAGCAATTACATTCCTTGCAATTCAACTGCAACAATGGGGGTTCTTGGAGCGCGTGTATTATTCCTTTAaatctgaaataatttttaaatatctgTGGGTCTCATTGCCATCCGTCAAGTACCTTGTAGAGTGGACTGATGAGATAATATAGTTTACAAACACCGCTCAATTTTTTGCAGATGTTGTGCGGTTACGGAGCGATGATGGTATTCATCTTTAACGGAACGACTGAGGGACAGTCAGCTGTGCTCCTGCCCCAACTCAAGCAAAAAGACAGTTTGATTCCCGTAACTGCCGAGGAGGAGACGTGGATTGGTGGGTTGCTCATGGGCGTAGCTCAAATATTTTTGATCGAAGGGtgctaaaatgtcaaaggaaatcgacaaagccagcgtgtatgaaggctatttcaattgtaatcttccgttgcatttctaaggcgcaatgatacaactatttgaactccccagaatgcgtgaggtatcacgccgcatttgaaggcgttttcaaaacagccaagttccgatacccggattatcgttttgcatagttcatattcttttgttatattccgaatcacttatttatttttaatcctcgtataaaaaccacccatttgctaaatacaattctagctggagcgcactccaactatgcattcacgactgctaAAATGTCAAAAGAAATCGACAAAGCCATtgtgtatgaaggctatttcagttgtaatcttccgtcacattctcaCGGCGCAATgttacaactatttgaactctccggaatgcgtgagttatcacggcgcatttgaaggcgttttaaaaacagccaagttctgATATCcagataatcgttttgcatagttccccccctccccggggGGGAACCCCCGAACtttcttagaggggcccccaAACGACAGAAGGGCCCCCCCACGTTTAgatcgcctcctaacttttcgattACCAGTCCGTCCCTGGAAGGGTGCATGAATGAGtatgttccattggtttccctatgcagaaaggtgtttttatggaagagccagagatagtagttccttattgcaaaatgtaatccaattgcaTCTTGGTATGTTTTTCTTTAGTTTCAAGTTATTAGCTCATAGGATAAGTATTATTCTAATACTTTGATGCACACATTTGGTACATGATTTTGATTTTATGTTGCAGCAAGTCTGGGTATTCTGTTATCTCCAGTGTCATCTTTACTCATCGGAACAATCGTTGATGTGTTCGGACGAAAATTAGGACTGTTGAGTTTCCACATCTGCATGGGTCTGGGTTTTGGCATCATCGCTTTTGCCACCGAAGTCTGGCACATTTATGCGGGACGTTGCATATGCGGATTTGCTCTAGGTGAGTATTAGACCAAATTACTTGCGAAATTCcctggaaaaattggaagaaaaatttatttaaattttccagaaaattcgtgatttgtcgaaagagatctggcaatgtctgaaggctcttgcggcgttcctccttaacaTGGCAAAGTTGGACAAATGTAACAAGAATTTGCCTAATTacgtcagacgttgcctaattttctctcatattgtgattttttttacggaaaaccGAATGACATTCTAACTTAAATGGAGGCGGAGGGGTATTTATAAGGGCCGTTTTAGGGCCCACCTTAGCTGAATTTTCTCAATTCCACGCTGTTTTGCTTATTGAAAGTGTATACTTTACGGAAAGCAGCatgatttgataattttttgtctcttttcagTCCAATGCTGGCCCAAACTTGGGCCTGAAGGCCAATTTcgggaaggaaaaaaaaagatacggATTCTTCGGCATTAAACCGCAAACCCGCATTTTTGGCCAAAATCGACCCACAGATcactcatgtttaggccagtttAAACCCAAATGAgactaaaaatgacaaaatcctgctgcattctgcaaaatttaaaagcGCAAAAAATCGTATGGTTCAGGAAATTCAGGGCGGACCCAAGAACGGTCCTCATCAGTACCCTTCTTTTTGAGAAAGTATCCTTGATAatcgagaaaaaattacaaagtgTCACCTGTATTTTAcagttttctgttgaaaaataacATATTCGAGAACATTTGACGACGGGAAAGTCAGTTAGGCTGATTTTGCATAATTCATCAAAATGTATTAATGTTAAAGTACTCGTATAGAATATTGGGCCGATCACTTGCATCAGTTTTACCGGTCTACAGGTTTCCTCTCACCCAGCAATTCATCTTGGACTATTGACATTGTACACGTTGAAGGGGGAAATAGACCAGTTTGTAGCAGAAATAACACGTATTGAGAATGGAGGAAATTAGGATTGTTAGAGAAAAAACACAGTAAATCATACAAATGGCAACAAGACAACGGAATGACAACGGATAATTACTTAATAATACCATTTATTAAGTTCCGACAGAACCTATGAGCATTcggccaaaaataaaaatcgttcAATGTACTGTAAGTACAATTGTAATTGAAATGTATTGATCCTCTCATTGtattgtaagcccgagcatttTTCGATGTTCAGCGACACTTATTTTTGGCGTGGATAAAACATGGTGATACGAATAAATTACAAAAAGCTTACACTTTCCATAGCTGCAGAAAATATAGCTTTGCATTCAGATATCCGCACATGTAGAGCTCCTTCGTGATATTCTCGTTGTATTATTTTTGTCATAGATAATGATCCCCTGCATAGTAAAACTCCTATACCATATCTTGGTTGCAGGTTTGGAGGTGGTAGCGGTGGTCTACTTAGCGGAGACCTGCACGAAGAAGCAACGGAGCGTTCTCCTGGCCTTCATTTCAGCTGCCTTCGTCATCGGCGTCCTCCTGGCCTACGTCGTCGGCGGCTACCTCCCGTGGAACATCGCCTCGGCCATCCTCTCCCTCATGTGCTTCCTCAACTTCCTCATCCAGCTCCTGGCGCCCGAGTCCCCCGCCTGGCTCTACAAACGCGGCCGCCCCGACGCCTCCACCCGGAGCCTCCAGAAACTCGGGCGGAGTCCCGAGGGAATCGCCCGCGAGCTGGAAATGCTCCGCCTCTCCTCCAAGGAACAGTCCGAGAAGTTCCAGCTCAGAGTCTTCCTCGAGCCCACCGTCTGGAAGCCCTTCCTCATCCTGTCCTTCTACCACTTCCTCCAGGCGGCAACCGGCGTCTACCACTTCATGTACTACACCCTCGACTTCATCGAGCGGCTGGGAACGACCTACGATCCCTTGACCGTCTCGCTTATCTTGTCCGTCATCCGGGTCGTGATCAACGCTACCCTGGGGATGTGGATCACGGCGCGGATGAGCCGGCGGTTGGCGACGGTGATCTCGTCCGTGGGGATGTGCGCGTCCCTGATAGGGATGGGCGTGTGGGAGCACGTCTACCGCGACACGCCGGTCGGCGCCCGCAACTACGAGTGGTTCCCGATCGTCCTCCTCAACTTGTACATCATCTTCGGGATCATCGGCGTGACGACGCTGCCGTGGTTGATGTCGGGCGAGGTGTTCCCACTCCGGGTCCGCGGGTCGATGTCCGGCGCCGTCTTCGTCGTTGCCACTGGGAGTATGTTCGTCTTCATCAAGAGCTACGATTGGTCCATCGAGGCCCTCGGGATGTCCGGCTTGCTCTTCACCTTCGCCGCCATGTCCTTCCTCGGCATCTTCCTCGGGGCGTTCTTCTTGCCCGAGACGCAGAACAAGACGCTGTACGAGATAGAACGGGGTTTCATGTCGAAGAGTAAGAGGGTCGCCACTGAGTGGACAGTCCAGAAACCGGATATCAATGAAGAGGCTCAGAGGGAAATGGCGTCTGGTCAGGGTTGAAATTCCGGcctggcgcacggtggatcgagtcaattagagaggtcggacatggaatttgcGACAAGAACTGcggatttttatgtttatttcgtcacattttaaagttcaaggggtgctactctaagaaaatttcacgcactggaaaaaaaatcacattgaatctagagtccagactcttaaaaacatcgacaagaaaaaatactcttgattcaatcagatttaagcttacatgaagaccaagccccttaatttgagcggatttccttttgatttaagcttaaatctgattgaattaagagtcctttttcttgtcaatgttttcaagagtctgaactctagatccaatgcgtttttttttccagtgcgatgaaaccaatgaaaccacttttagaaccctAAAGTTGTGaataacggagttataagcgtttaaaggttccaaactttgtccgaactctcctattgactcgatccctcTGTGTGGCGCACTGACATGATGAGGGAGACCGCCGTATAAGCCTCCAGATGTTATCAAGTTTCCTTTCAttgaatgtaaatttttggggtAACGTGTGAACATCTGTTATTAAATTCCTCCAAGAATGTTATTGGTACTTTACTTaagagtgtctgaaaattttgaggggaattGTTCATCATTTTTCTGTAGAGTGAATGTTTTATTTGGGTGAATTTGGCAGCGTGAGACTTTTCATACGGCGCTATTCCTTGGCACAGCAATGTAGGCACGGGTTCTTCTTTGTCCTTCAGTGCGTATAATTATAGACTGATTATTTTATTAGTTACATCGACATTAAGCATAGCGCCGCTTATGAAAATTGTGAGACAATAACTGACGTCCAAACACCAACATTCATTCTTTATGTCGAGTGTGTCAAAGGGAGGAATCTAAACAGAATCAGCCaaaatgcatttaaaattgCCTTTTTCTCTcccctttcttattttttttcagagaaatgcaCCTACTTAACTCCCCCTGAATTTCTCCCTGTGTGTGAAACATATGATCGTAAAATGCTCAGGCAGAATATTCGCTTCGTTTCcttgtagaaaaattaaatattagtaGAAATTAAGCAACGTCTAATGTAATTGAGCGAATTCTAACTATTACCGCACTTTAACAAACGGACGAGAGTCTAAACTGATGCTTTTACCCTAAAGACACGTTTCTCGATCGATATTGGGTATTTATTTGTTGGATAATATTTAAGAAACTACTTAATGAGTGTCACTTCTCAAATACTTTGGTGATTTTTGCTGTCTTCATCAAGATTACTGTTCGTAAGATCTGTCAATAGTTTATAAGTCCGCAAACTTTTCAAAGTTGATTCAAtgaatttcgtgaaattttaggcATTATGTGAAAGAAAATGTTAAATATTTATGTATCATAACTGTGAGCAGGTAGACGTCATTTGATGTAAAATGCCCCTTGCATTCTGACGTTTTAGATTGCTTGAAGTCGATTTGAATTGATTAATTTACCTTAAAATACgaacatacatttttaaatCCAGATTATTATAGTTTCCAATGTACTCACCGTATTTTGCATGcaattctgatgaaaaattctGCACTAAAGTTCTTCAATTCTTATTAACAATAAGATCCTCGTCTTAGTTTGTAATCCGTTGTTGAAATGCTCTCCGGGCGAGAAATGCATACCGTCTACTAATCCAGACTGGAAATGTAAAGTAATTAATCTCGCAATGTTTCTGTATGAATGTTTGTTATTCTAGTCAAACTCCGATGTAAAAAATACGGTGATGAACAATCCCGAGAAAAgaaggaatatttttttcgcaatttttcttgtaatctCGCTCTATTTTTTCACTTCTCACCTATTCACAAACTTagaacaaatattttagatgTCCCTTGAGgctgtaaaacaaattattcacacatgcttgttttttttacaatctcAGTTCCGTATCCATGTACCCTGAGGTTTATGCGTTCGATTATCGCAACTACAATTTGCATAACTTACCAATATACACAACCACTTACATACGACGGGCTTAGATGccaaggcgcaaaagtgcagtttcggagaaaattgagatacaaTAATTGAGATaaattcaagtgaaactagtcatAATGAGGAGAGAGATATGAGACACAATAACCCAAATGCAGACAACAATagaaacacattaaaatacaaaaaacaaatgggtatataCCCGGCTAAGGAGAAATCAAACAAACCAGAGCGTCCGgaccaattacatgcccattatCAACTGGAACAGAGGctaaaaaacgtaaaaattaaaaagaggaaaCAGAAAAACTGGTGATAGGATGCGCTCAATACATTTATGTCAGCTCTGAAGTTGCATAGTTCACCTCTATTCTTGACGATGTTTATCATCTCCAACACACCTTCTGGCAAAGTCCCGGGACTCAACAGCCAAAATTTTGGGCGAATCGAAATCAAAATGGTGCCCCAATTCATCTTCATGTTGGCGTAGAGCTGTCTTTTCTTGTCGGTTGTACGTATGACCGTGCAGCCGTTTCCTCAAGAGTTGGGAAGTCTTAAtacatattctgtaaaaaattcgctcccaaattccaatttttacgcatcagagagtcagtttgaaatttctcaCTGCGTAAAGATCCATagaatttcgaaacttcaaacacgtatttttcgggatagcaaaaactgcacttttgagccttgtcctccaagcccctataATGTGTTTCTTTCAGTCATAATTCTCTACCACCGATTTTTGGCTCTCTTTCCCCGTCAGTTATGATGTATAAACACAACAAAAGGAGCGCAAATATTCTTAATCTGTTAGGATGCCTCTCGAGGATCTGAGAGTTGCCAATTGTAGCGATAATTTACCTGTTTATTCAACAATTAATGAAGAGTGAAAACTTAACCCTAAAAGTAAGaagaattttgcaacattgtgTGATAGAGTAGTATAGGAGATTAAACCGAAGAGCGTGACTGTTTTCACGGTTTTTCTCAGGTGTTTTTCTATTTACAgtctttcagataatttaatatttatttagAGGATATTTTGCTGGTGGAAAATATTTATCTAGATATGAAACTCAACCGCACAGCCCGTGAGCGGACAATGAGAAAGAATATTGTAGTGGCAGAGAGAGAAGGCTGATGAAATTCATACTTATACTATACCTCTCTCTTAATGGAACATTAAAAAGAGCTTTATAATTCGCACTGCGATATTAAGATTTTTTCGTCACTGTATTGAATTTTATGTATTCTTACCTCGAGTAAGCGCTTAGTATGAGATTTGCAGTCTAATCTGATCTCCATATCGAATCATCTCAAACAACTCTATAAATATTCTGTCAATAAACTCTTCATCTTTGTTTACTATCGTGGTTTTTTATCCCTGCATGGGTTTTATCATAAGCCAGATGATTGCAAATCTGAGTCAGTGTAAATTGATCTTTTGTCACGTATCATCGTTGGGGGTGGCCCCCGGTACATCAGCGGTATTTCCATATGCCGCATGATAAAACTAAAAATCTGTCATGAAGTGATTTTCTGTATTTTGGAATGAAGGGAGCATCAGCATataaatcaataattttgtttctaaaGTATGATGACAGAATTTGAAAAAGGCTTATCTTCGGTCGCGACGTTACAGGTATCTTTGCTCAtgtcttattttcatgaaaaaaaaaaaaaaacaatattggatttttttttaaagtaactaTCTGTATAactgttttttattcaatcaAAAATATTCTTAGAAACTTTTATGGAGATGAGAAATATAACACGTCAATGTCATCGCTCGATTAACGCGGGCTGCGTCGACACAGAGCATGAATGAAGAACTAAACCTCACTCATCATCAGCTGTTTTTTGttcagttagttagttagttagttagttagttagttagttagttagttagttagttagttagttagttagttacttAGTTagtcagttagttagttagttagttagttagttagttagttagttagttagtatattttaactGTTCTTAACGCAACTCGGACGTTTCATTTAATTCGACAAATTTCGGTGTGTTTCCTTCTAAATTCATGACGTTAGATAATTTGTGAAGCAATCATTGGAGTCAAAGAAAACTTCATGTTTATTGTTGTTGATACGACTCCGacgttttgttttatttgagtAATTTAATTCAGtgtttctctttttaaattcaCGTGATTTGCGAAATAATCATACGGCGAAgtcaaaagaacaaaaataatacaaaattctggcttctttttataaaaatatgtaaatgtaGAGGAGAAAATTAGTTTGGTTCCTGTAATGTTTTATCATGTGTAATGACAAGAATTCCAACAAATTTTATTAAAGTTGAAAGCCGCTGACACCGCAAGTTTGAGTAATCGCATCAAACACAGCGCGACCGGCGCGAGGCTGGCGGCAGTGGCGGCTGGCGCGCACGGCtcgaaacgtatagcgccttacaagatcgcaggatacttcatgcattacgcgcacagcacggtgcgcgcgaCGCGTagagtagcgccttacaagtctgcaggatacttcatgcattgcgcgtacagcacggtgcgcgcgacgcgtagtatagcgccttacaagtctgcaggatacttcatgcattgcgcgtacagcacggtgcgccgGTGCGCgttcaaattgttgaaaaagGCGTATTTTCTTGATGTCGTACGGTGTACTACTTCCGATTAGTGCACACCGCGCGCTTGCAATCCGAGGATCATCGGATTGTAAAGATTTTGCAATCCTTGtattttttccggtgaaaatataatttacgaGTGGACATTTTTGAGGTTGAAATACTGTGAAGTTCTATCGTCCGGTGAACGCTGAACTAACTTAAcctccagggggggggggggagttttaGGAATTTATTAACACAAATGTGGAAAAATTTCCGGGGAGATATTTTCGGCATCACATTCACACAAAATTAAGCTCTAGCAATCTAACGTAACTTcggaaatttttgcaaaatgacctAAGTACGCCTATGGCTAATCTCGAAAAATTATGGGAGGGGGCGGAGGGAGTCCACCGCGGCACTGCGATGGACTGGTCTGTTGCTATGATTTCCTGGGCTGCTACGTGGAGCCAGTCCGCTTCTGATCTTAATTGCTGCGACTCAGAAACTCGGAagatgttcaattttttttttttttttttttttttttttttttttttttaatgaaaataataaagacaATAGAATGACCGAAAATGCCGGATCA contains:
- the LOC109043774 gene encoding facilitated trehalose transporter Tret1 isoform X1, with amino-acid sequence MEKEEEDEEVSWSCWLKTMLCGYGAMMVFIFNGTTEGQSAVLLPQLKQKDSLIPVTAEEETWIASLGILLSPVSSLLIGTIVDVFGRKLGLLSFHICMGLGFGIIAFATEVWHIYAGRCICGFALGLEVVAVVYLAETCTKKQRSVLLAFISAAFVIGVLLAYVVGGYLPWNIASAILSLMCFLNFLIQLLAPESPAWLYKRGRPDASTRSLQKLGRSPEGIARELEMLRLSSKEQSEKFQLRVFLEPTVWKPFLILSFYHFLQAATGVYHFMYYTLDFIERLGTTYDPLTVSLILSVIRVVINATLGMWITARMSRRLATVISSVGMCASLIGMGVWEHVYRDTPVGARNYEWFPIVLLNLYIIFGIIGVTTLPWLMSGEVFPLRVRGSMSGAVFVVATGSMFVFIKSYDWSIEALGMSGLLFTFAAMSFLGIFLGAFFLPETQNKTLYEIERGFMSKSKRVATEWTVQKPDINEEAQREMASGQG
- the LOC109043774 gene encoding facilitated trehalose transporter Tret1 isoform X2, encoding MMLCGYGAMMVFIFNGTTEGQSAVLLPQLKQKDSLIPVTAEEETWIASLGILLSPVSSLLIGTIVDVFGRKLGLLSFHICMGLGFGIIAFATEVWHIYAGRCICGFALGLEVVAVVYLAETCTKKQRSVLLAFISAAFVIGVLLAYVVGGYLPWNIASAILSLMCFLNFLIQLLAPESPAWLYKRGRPDASTRSLQKLGRSPEGIARELEMLRLSSKEQSEKFQLRVFLEPTVWKPFLILSFYHFLQAATGVYHFMYYTLDFIERLGTTYDPLTVSLILSVIRVVINATLGMWITARMSRRLATVISSVGMCASLIGMGVWEHVYRDTPVGARNYEWFPIVLLNLYIIFGIIGVTTLPWLMSGEVFPLRVRGSMSGAVFVVATGSMFVFIKSYDWSIEALGMSGLLFTFAAMSFLGIFLGAFFLPETQNKTLYEIERGFMSKSKRVATEWTVQKPDINEEAQREMASGQG